Below is a window of Synechococcus sp. RSCCF101 DNA.
GGTGAGGGTGGTGCCGCCGCAGACCTCACGGCTCACCTCGGCCAGCAGGGCCTCGGTGAGATCCATCATGTCGTGGTAATCGGCGAAGGCCTGATACACCTCGACCGAGGTGAACTCCGGGTTGTGGCGGGTGCTGATGCCCTCGTTGCGGAAGATGCGCCCCAGCTCGTAGACGCGCTCGAAGCCCCCCACCACGAGCCGCTTCAGGTGCAGTTCGGTGGCGATGCGCAGGTAGAGCGGCAGATCGAGGGTGTTGTGGTGGGTGATGAACGGCCGCGCCTCCGCACCACCGGCCTCGGCCTGCAGCACCGGTGTCTCGATCTCGAGAAAGCCGCGGGCATCGAGCCAGCGGCGCATGGCACTCACCAGGCGGGCGCGGCGGCGGAACGTGTCGCGGGTCTGGGGCGAGACGATGCAGTCGAGGTAGCGCTGGCGATAGCGCTTCTCCACGTCCGCCAGGCCATGCCATTTGTCGGGCAGGGGCTGGAGGGCCTTGCTGAGCATGCGCCAGCCCCGCACCTTCACCGACAGCTCGCCCCGGTCGGTGCGGCGCAGGCTGCCCGTCACCCCGATCCAGTCGCCCGCATCCACCAGCCCGGTGAGGTGGGCGAAGGCTTCGGGGTCCTCGTCGGCCATGGCGGCCGACAGGGTCGCCTTCTCGATGAACAGCTGGATCGAGCCGCTGGCATCCGCCAGAGTGAAGAAGGCCAGCTTGCCCATGACCCGCCGGGTCATCACACGACCGGCCACAGCCACGCTCACGTCTCTCTCCTCGCCGGCCG
It encodes the following:
- the lysS gene encoding lysine--tRNA ligase, yielding MSELRETRLEKSRALEAIGQSPYALNYRPSHQTAELQQAYADLPAGEERDVSVAVAGRVMTRRVMGKLAFFTLADASGSIQLFIEKATLSAAMADEDPEAFAHLTGLVDAGDWIGVTGSLRRTDRGELSVKVRGWRMLSKALQPLPDKWHGLADVEKRYRQRYLDCIVSPQTRDTFRRRARLVSAMRRWLDARGFLEIETPVLQAEAGGAEARPFITHHNTLDLPLYLRIATELHLKRLVVGGFERVYELGRIFRNEGISTRHNPEFTSVEVYQAFADYHDMMDLTEALLAEVSREVCGGTTLTYQGVEVDLTPPWRRVTMHELVLEATGLDFERFSDRDAAAAAMRERGLETPDTADSVGRLLNEAFEQRVEAQLVQPTFVMDYPVEISPLARRHRSRPGLVERFELFIVGRETANAFSELIDPLDQRQRLEAQQERRQAGDLEANSVDEDFLQALEVGMPPTGGLGIGIDRLAMLLTDSPSIRDVIAFPLLRPAGTRESESG